The nucleotide window CGCCGTATTTCGCCGCGAAAGCGGCGATGGACTCGCTCGCCGTTCAATATGCGCGCGAACTCGCGGTGTGGGGCGTCGAGACATCGATCGTCGTGCCGGGCGCATTCACGTCGGGCACGAATCACTTCGCGCACGCCGGTCGCCCCGACGATCAGGGCGTGCTGGACGAGTACGAAAGCGGTCCTTGCGCAGGATGGGGCGAGCGAATTCAGAACGCGTTCGCCGCCATCGTGCCGCCCGAGGCCGACGCAAGCGACGTCGCTAACGCTATCGCCAAGGTGGTCGACACGCCGTTCGGGCAGCGTCCGTTCCGGGTGCACATCGATCCGGCGCAGGACGGTGCGGATGTGGGTTTTGCTGTACTCGATCGTCTCAGGGCCGAAATGCTGCATCGCGTCGGCATGTCCGAATTGCTTCGCCCCCGGGTTTACTGACCCGAGGTCCAACGAAACGTCACGGAGAATTCTCATGAAGATTCGACATCTCGGCCAGAAAGGTCCTGTCACGTCGGCCATCGGGCTGGGTTGCATGGGCATGTCCGATTTGTACGGGCCGGCCGACCGTCGCGAAAGCATCGCGACCATCCACGCCGCGCTCGAAGCCGGCGTCACGCTCCTCGACACGGGCGATTTCTACGGCATGGGGCACAACGAAATGCTTATCCGCGATGCCTTGTCGACGTTGCCGCCGTCACGCCGGGATACGGCCGTCATCAGTGTGAAGTTCGGTGCGTTGCGCGATCCCGCGAGCGGCTGGCATGGGTATGATGCCCGCCCGCAGGCCGTGCGGAATTTCGTCGCCTATTCGCTGCAACGGCTCGGTGTGGACCATATCGACATCTACCGTCCGGCACGACTGGACCCGGCGGTGCCGATCGAAGAGACCGTGGGGGCGATTGCCGATCTGGTCAAGGCGGGATATGTGCGCCACATCGGCTTGTCCGAGCTGAGCGCCGATTCGATCCGACGTGCGGCAAGCGTGCATCCGATCAGCGACCTGCAGATCGAATACTCGCTGATTTCCCGCGGCATCGAAGACGCCATCCTGCCTGTATGCCGCGAACTCGGCGTTGGCATCACGGCCTACGGCGTGCTCTCTCGCGGCCTGATCAGTGGTCATTGGCAAGCGGGCGCGAAGCCGAATGACTTCCGTGCCGCCAGCCCGCGCTTTCAGGGCGAGAATGTTGCGCACAACCTGGCGCTGGTCGACGCGCTTCGCTCGATGGCTGATCGCAAGGGGGTAACGGTTGCCCAGCTCGCCATTGGTTGGGTCGCGGCACAGGGCGCGGACATCGTGCCGCTCGTCGGCGCGCGCACGCGAGAGCGTCTCCATGAGGCGCTGGGCGCCGTCGGGCTCACGCTCGACGCGGCTGATCTTGCCGCCATCGAGCGGGCGATTCCCAAGGGCGCGGCGGCCGGGGGGCGGTACGCACCCGCGCTTCTGGCCGAACTCGATAGCGAACAACAACGCTGACGGCGCGTCGCCGGTGTCGCGATATCGCTCGGAAGAAGCACGACGGCGCATGACGAAGCAAACCGGGCAAAACGATCGATGCCCCGACATCCCGGGGCATTTGTCTTCGGTCCGGTGCGTTGCGTCGCCGGCTCACTGGAACATGGGGGAGGCGGCCGAGAGCAGTCCGAGTACGTACATGGCGCCTTCGGCGAGAACGGGAAGCAGCGGCATGGCGATTCTCCTTGAGTTCGGCTTTGCGCGTGATTGCGTGAGCCGTTGAACGCAGTATCGCGCTGATGCCTGCGCGCCGAAACTGCGATTTATACGACTCGGGAGATCGACCGGATGGGGGCTTTCGTGTCCCGACACGGTCGCCTGAAGACCGATACCACGATACGCTGTCGTCGTCGCGGGGTTTCGCCCCCGCGAAATATCACTTGAACGTGCGCAGATAGGCAATGAGGTCGGCAACCTTGCGTTCGTTGCCGATGCCCCAAAAGCGCATCCTGGTCCCTGGCACGGTCTTGCCCGGGTTGGCGATGAATGCGGCGAGCGTCCTGTCATCCCACACGATCCCGGACTGTTTCATCTCCTTCGAGTAGTCGAAGTCCGCCAGACTGCCGGCGCGCCGGTTGACCACGCCGTTGAGTTGCGGTCCGAACCCGGACGCCGCCATCGGTCCGATCGAATGGCACGACGCACACCGGGCACCGAACAGCGCCTTGCCCGCCTCGACGTCGCCGGCCGCTCGCGCAGTCGCCGGGATGACCGCGAGGGACGCGAGGGCCGCGAGCGCGCCAGCCAGCATGCCGCAACCACGGCGAACACGCGTCAGACGGGGGCGCAGGCGCAGGGTCGGGAGTGCGGTTCGGGCGGTCATCATGAGGTGCGGAAAAAGCGGCGTGAAAGACAATCCGCTAAGTTACGCCTTTCCCGGTTGCGCGGCCAGCGAATCTCAATTCGCGCGGTGCGACATCCTGTCGCGACCGTCGATTGTCGCCGAGGCCGGACTCGCCTACCCACGCATCCCCCCGTCCGACCTGTCATGAAAAACGCCAGCGCGCCCTGGAGGCGTCGCTGGCGTTGCGCGTCGAACATCGACGAGGTTCGATTCCGGTGGGCGCGGCCGGAATGGCGTGCCCTCGGATCATTCGATCAGGCGGCTCCCTTGATCACGCTCTCCGGCAGGTCGCGGCCGTGATACTTCTTGTAGATCGCGTTGAGCTTGCCGTTCTTCAGGTTGGTCTTCACCCAGTTGTTGATCCATGCCTTGAGCGCCGGCTGGTTTTTGTTGAGCGCGATGCCCAGATCGAATTCCTTCTGCGCGAACTTGAGTTCGAGCTGCTTCTCGGGCGCGCGCTTTTGCATCTCGCCAAGGTTCGACGGCGTACTCGAGAAGATGTCGACCTGACCCGTGACCATCGACGTGATTAACGTCGCATCGTCCTCGTAACGCACGATTTGCGCGCCCTTGGCGTTCTGCGTCGTGAGGGTGTCGTTGACGGTCGCGCGCGTGAGACCGATGCGCTTGCCGTTCAGATCGTCATAGCCCTTGATGACGATATTCTTCGGGCCGCCCACGATGATCGAAATGACGGCGTAGGGAATCGAGAAGTCGATCACCTGGGCGCGCTCGGGCGTGATCGAGAGATCGGCCACCACGATGTCGGCCCGGTTCGCCTGCAACGTGGGCACGCGCGCCGCGTTGGTAACCGACACGATATCGAGCTTCACGCCCAGATCCTGCGCCAGCAACTTGGCGGTGTCGACGTCCGAGCCGGCCGGCTGGAGGTTCGCGTCGGCGAACGAGTACAGGGGCGTGCCCATGGCGATCGCCACCCGGATCTTCCCGGCTTTGCGGATGTCGTCGAGCTGATCGGCGAGCGCGGCGTGTGCCATGGCACCGAGCAGGATGGCGGCGCACGCCTGCGTGGCAAACGTCTTGAACGACTTGAGCTTCATGCAAGGGTCTCCTTCGTTGGATGTGTTGTGATGCAATGCGGGCGACGGCGCGCCCAGGGTTACAGGCCGTTGGCGAGAAACGCCCGCAACTCGGGCGTTTGCGGATCGTCGATCATCTCGCCCGGACCGACTTCCCACACCTTGCCCTGATGCATGTAGATGATCTGGTCCGCCACCCGCTTCGCGAATGCCATTTCGTGGGTGACGAGCAGCATCGTCATGCCGTCGGCGGCGAGGTCTTCCATCACACGCAGCACCTCGCCGGTGAGTTGCGGATCGAGCGCGGATGTCACTTCATCGAACAGCATGACCTTCGGCGACATGGCGAGCGAACGCGCGATCGCCACGCGTTGCTGCTGGCCACCCGAAAGTTGCTCGGGATAGCTCTCGGCCTTGTCGGAGAGGCCAACCTGAGCGAGTACACGCCGCGCGACGTCTTCGGCCTCGCTTCGTGTCATGCGCTTGACGTGACGCAGCGCGAGCATGATGTTCTCGCGCACGCTCAGATGCGGAAACAGGTTGTAGCTCTGGAATACGATGCCGACCTCGCGGCGCAACTGATGCAGATCGACTTTCGGGTCTTCCACGCGGATGCCGCACACTTCGATCGAGCCGTCGTCGATGGTCTCGAGCCGGTCGATACACCGCAAGGCCGTGCTCTTGCCCGAGCCGCTCGCACCGATGATCGCGACCATCTGGCCGCGCTCCACTTCGAACGACACGCCCTTGAGGACCGGGTTGTCGCCGAAGCGCTTGTGAATCTGGTTGACCTTAACGATTGCCGACATTGAGCCTGTCCTCCAGGGCGGCGCTCCAGCGCGAGAGCGGGTAGCACAGTACGAAATAAAACACTCCCACGAGCGAGAACACGAGGAAGGGCTGGAAAATCGAGTTGTTGATGATCTGCCCGGCGCGGGTGAGCTCGACGAAGCCGATCACGGAAGCGAGCGACGTCATCTTGATGATCTGCACCAGAAAGCCGATGGTCGGCGGCAGCGACAGCCGCACGGCCTGCGGAATGATGATCAGGCGCAGCGTCTGCCAGCGTGAGAACGACAGGCACTCGGCCGCCTCCCACTGCGCGCGCGGCATCGCCTCCACGCAGCCACGCCAGATGTCGCCGAGATACGCGCTCGTGTAGACCATCAGCGCCAGCGCGGCGGCCACGATCGCGGGCAGTTCGAAGCCATACACCGACAACCCGAAATACACGATGAAGAGCAGGATGAGCAGTGGAATGCCCTGGATCGCCTCGATGAAGATTTGCGAGGGAAGACGCAGCCAGCGGCGCGGCGAGATGCGCGCGAGCATCACCAGAAAGCCGCCCGCGCTGCCGAGCACGAAGGCAATGAGCGAGAGCACCAGCGTCCAGCCGATCGACTGCACGAGATACAGGAAGTAGGTCCAGGAGAAGTTGCCGATCATGAGGCGCTCCGTTGTGCGGCGTTGCCGGTCGACGCATCTGCCATGCCGCCCGTCCCCACCGTGCCCGCGGCGCCCGGCGCGTTGCCGTTGCCGTTGCCCGCGCGTACCGCCGCGGCCCGACGGCGCGCAGCCTGCGCGGTTTGCGCCGCGGCGCGTCTGACCGTGCGCCGGCGCCGGAAGAAGTATTCGCCTGCCGCCCACGCCAGGAGCTTTACGAGCAGGGAAAGCACGAGGTAGAGCGCGGCGACCACGATGTAGGTCTCGAGGGACCGAAACGTATCGGACTGCACCGTGTTGGCCACTGCCGTGAGTTCCTCGGCCGAAATCTGCGAGGCCATCGCGGAAGCCTGCATCATCAGGATGAACTGCGTGGTGAGGGCCGGATAGACCTTCTCGATGGACGGCTGCAGCATGACATGCCATGCGATACGCCACTTCGACAGGCCGAGACACTCGGCCGCTTCGATCTGTCCGCGTGGCACCGACTCGAGCCCCGCGCGAATGATTTCCGCCGCGTAGGCGCCGATGTTGATCACCATGGCAATGACGGCGGCGGCGAATGTCGGCATGTGCACGCCCACGCTGGCCAGGCCGAAGTACAGCAGGAAGATCTGGACGAGGAACGGCGTGTTGCGCACCGCTTCGATATAGATCGCGCACAAACGCGCGAGCCAGCGATGACGACCGCGCTTCGCGAAGGCGACCAGCGTGCCGAGCGCCGTGCCGATGACGACTGCCAGCGCCGTCATCCTCAACGTCAGCCATGCGCCTTCAAGAAAGACCGGCCAGTACGGCACCAGCGGGGCGAAATTCAACGAGAAATGCATGGCTGACGCTTGTCTCCGGTGACGTTCGGGGCCGACGCGCCAGGCGGCACTGACGCGCCAGCCTTCCGCGTCGACCATGGTGAGTCTTTCTTGTACGTCGTCATATAAGTGATGTGATTTTGCGCAGCGCGTCGTGGCGTTGTCAATAGCGCGGCCTTGGGGGGATACCCTCGCTATCACCTTGATGGAACAAGGGTTAAAGGGGGTGGGGGTGGGGGCGGGCCGGCGCAAGGGCGCAGTGCGGCTTGCGTGAGGCGGCTTCAATGACGGGTTGATGTCGGAGGTTATCTGCCTTGTCATCGTATGTCTTGCCGCGCGATCGCGGGCGCCCCCACTGCGGGCTGCCGGTTCTATAATCGCGCTTTGCCGCCGCCGGGCGGGTGTGTGCGGACTCGGGGCACACGACGCGATGCCATCCGGCGGCCTCCAACCCTTTGCGAAGGCGCAGCCTGATGACTCTTTCCGCCAAAGCGCTCGATGAACTCGACCGTAATCTGCTTGCGCTTCTGCGGGTCAACGCGCGCGAGAGCACGGCCAATCTGGCGCGGCGCCTGGGCGTGGCCCGCACGACTGTCGTGGCGCGCATCGGCAGGCTCGAGCAGGCGGGTGTCATCGCGGGGTACACGGTGCGCCTCGGGCAGGATGCCGCCGATGGCGGATTGCAGGCCTGCGTCGGCATCAGCGTGCAACCGCGCTCGGGCCGGGACGTGTTGCGGCGTCTGAACAAGATGCCCGAAATCCACCTGCTGTGCACCGTCAGCGGGGAGTTCGACTACGTTGCCTGGCTGCACGCGGCGTCGGCCGATCAACTCGACGCGCTGCTCGACACCATCGGCGAAATCGATGGCGTGACACGCACCACGACCTCGGTCGTGCTCGCCCGCAAGATCGACCGGGGCGGTGTGCTGCCCTGAGCGTTCCCCGCGCAGCGTCGACGCCCGTAATCTCTCGTAATCCGTCGCTAAGAATCGCGTGCCAATCGCGCGTCGGCCCCGCCGGTGCTCGCGCCGGGCGATCCTGTCCCTGCGTTCCCCATCTTGTCCGCCACGCTCCGGTTTGTCTGGTTGTGGCGATGGTGCTAAACTTATTGAGAATTGTTTGCATTAACTTCTTCATCAAACTGGAGTGCGTATGCGCGTGAAATCCCTCGTGGCGGCGATGTTGCTCGCCGGTGCGGCCACCATGACTTCGGCCGCCGAGTTTCCGATCGGCAAACCGCTGAATGCGGGAGGCATGGAAATCAACACGGTGTATCTCCAGCCGATCACCATGGAGCCGGCCGGCATGATGCGCGACGCGGCGAAGTCGGACATCCACCTCGAGGCCGACATTCACGCGATCAAGAACAACCCGAACGGCTACGCCGAGGGCGACTGGATTCCGGGTCTGGAGATCACGTACAAGCTGCAGAAGATGAAGTCCGATGGCAAGACGCCGGATGGCGCCGCCATCGACGGCCTCATGATGCCGATGGTCGCGAGCGATGGTCCGCACTACGGCGATAACGTGAAGCTGGCCGGCGTGGGCAAGTACAAGCTGACGATGGTGGTGAACGCGCCGGGCACGCTGCAGGAATTCGGTTGCAAGATGGGGGGGCACCCGCGGCGGGCGCCCACGCCGCGCATGGCGGGATGGGCCCATGGTGTTTCGGTCGTCACGTCGACAAGGAAACCGGCGTGGGTCCGTGGTTCAAGCCGATCACGAAGGAAGTCGATTTCACTTTCTCGGGTATCGGCAAGAAGGGTGGCTACTAAGCCGACATAATCTGGATGCAGCGTTGGCCTGAGGCCAGCGCTGTTTTCGTTTGGAGCACAAGGATGAATCAGCGCATCGCGCGCCTGCTGGCCACGATGGCGGCCGTGGGGGCCGCCATGTTCGCACTGGGCGGCACGTCGCTCGCGCGTGCCGACGAGTTGCCCACCTTCAAGCTGGAAATGAACAACGGCAAGCTCAACCCGGCGCGCATCGAGGTGCCGGCCGGCAAGCGCATCAAGATCGAGGTGCACAACACCGGCACGAACGCCGTGGAGTTCGAAAGCCTGCAACTGCGCAAGGAAAAGGTGCTCGCACCGGGCGCGCAGTCGTTCGTGGTGATTGCGCCGCTGCAACCGGGCGAATACAAGTTTTTCGACGATTTCCACCAGCAGGCGCAAGGCGTGATCGTCGCCAAGTAAGCGCTGCGGGTATCGTTTCAGTCACACGGTAGGACACGCATCACAAGAGGAATCAGATGGGTCAGGTCATGTTCATCGTCTGGCGCGAAAGCGTCGAGGCACTGCTGGTCGTCGGCATTCTCCATGCCTGGCTGGCCAACCCGGATCACGGCGCCAAGCGCGGCTTGCCGTATCTGTGGGCTGGCGTCGTACTTGGTATTGCCGCCGCCGTGGGCCTTGGCGCCGCGCTGGTGGGCTTCACCGAGGTGCTCTCCGGCGACGCCCAGGATTACTTCCAGACCGCCATGGTGCTCATCGCCTGCGTGCTGATCGTGCAGATGGTGTTCTGGATGAAGCGCCACGGGCGAACGCTCAAACGCGACATGGAGTCATCGCTGCAGAAAAACCAGGACCAGGGCACCTGGTGGGGCGTGCTCGTGCTCGTGGCGCTGGCCATTGCCCGCGAAGGCAGCGAGACGGCGATCTTCCTCTATGGCATCGGGTTCGGTCAGCAGGGCAGCGTATCGGCGTCGATGTGGCTGGCCGTGCTCGTGGGATTCGGACTGGCGCTCGTCACCTTCTGGCTGCTGCAACTGGGTGGGAAGATTTTCTCGTGGCGTCTGTTCTTCCGCGTGACGGAAATCATGTTGCTGTTCCTCGCGGCCGGTCTGCTGGAGGCCGGTCTGGACCGCCTCATTTCGCTGGAGTTTGTGCCGACGCTGGTCGACCAGTTGTGGGATACTTCCGCGCTTCTGGACGACGCCAGCCCGTTCGGTAGCCTCGTGGCCACGCTGACCGGCTATCGTGCGCATCCGTCCGGCATGAATCTGTTGGTGTATGCGCTGTACTGGCTGTTCATCTGGGCGTTGCTCAAGCGTGCCGGAGCGCCGGCCAAGCAGGT belongs to Pandoraea pnomenusa and includes:
- a CDS encoding aldo/keto reductase; the protein is MKIRHLGQKGPVTSAIGLGCMGMSDLYGPADRRESIATIHAALEAGVTLLDTGDFYGMGHNEMLIRDALSTLPPSRRDTAVISVKFGALRDPASGWHGYDARPQAVRNFVAYSLQRLGVDHIDIYRPARLDPAVPIEETVGAIADLVKAGYVRHIGLSELSADSIRRAASVHPISDLQIEYSLISRGIEDAILPVCRELGVGITAYGVLSRGLISGHWQAGAKPNDFRAASPRFQGENVAHNLALVDALRSMADRKGVTVAQLAIGWVAAQGADIVPLVGARTRERLHEALGAVGLTLDAADLAAIERAIPKGAAAGGRYAPALLAELDSEQQR
- a CDS encoding c-type cytochrome, producing MMTARTALPTLRLRPRLTRVRRGCGMLAGALAALASLAVIPATARAAGDVEAGKALFGARCASCHSIGPMAASGFGPQLNGVVNRRAGSLADFDYSKEMKQSGIVWDDRTLAAFIANPGKTVPGTRMRFWGIGNERKVADLIAYLRTFK
- a CDS encoding transporter substrate-binding domain-containing protein, translating into MAHAALADQLDDIRKAGKIRVAIAMGTPLYSFADANLQPAGSDVDTAKLLAQDLGVKLDIVSVTNAARVPTLQANRADIVVADLSITPERAQVIDFSIPYAVISIIVGGPKNIVIKGYDDLNGKRIGLTRATVNDTLTTQNAKGAQIVRYEDDATLITSMVTGQVDIFSSTPSNLGEMQKRAPEKQLELKFAQKEFDLGIALNKNQPALKAWINNWVKTNLKNGKLNAIYKKYHGRDLPESVIKGAA
- a CDS encoding amino acid ABC transporter ATP-binding protein, with the protein product MSAIVKVNQIHKRFGDNPVLKGVSFEVERGQMVAIIGASGSGKSTALRCIDRLETIDDGSIEVCGIRVEDPKVDLHQLRREVGIVFQSYNLFPHLSVRENIMLALRHVKRMTRSEAEDVARRVLAQVGLSDKAESYPEQLSGGQQQRVAIARSLAMSPKVMLFDEVTSALDPQLTGEVLRVMEDLAADGMTMLLVTHEMAFAKRVADQIIYMHQGKVWEVGPGEMIDDPQTPELRAFLANGL
- a CDS encoding amino acid ABC transporter permease — its product is MIGNFSWTYFLYLVQSIGWTLVLSLIAFVLGSAGGFLVMLARISPRRWLRLPSQIFIEAIQGIPLLILLFIVYFGLSVYGFELPAIVAAALALMVYTSAYLGDIWRGCVEAMPRAQWEAAECLSFSRWQTLRLIIIPQAVRLSLPPTIGFLVQIIKMTSLASVIGFVELTRAGQIINNSIFQPFLVFSLVGVFYFVLCYPLSRWSAALEDRLNVGNR
- a CDS encoding amino acid ABC transporter permease produces the protein MHFSLNFAPLVPYWPVFLEGAWLTLRMTALAVVIGTALGTLVAFAKRGRHRWLARLCAIYIEAVRNTPFLVQIFLLYFGLASVGVHMPTFAAAVIAMVINIGAYAAEIIRAGLESVPRGQIEAAECLGLSKWRIAWHVMLQPSIEKVYPALTTQFILMMQASAMASQISAEELTAVANTVQSDTFRSLETYIVVAALYLVLSLLVKLLAWAAGEYFFRRRRTVRRAAAQTAQAARRRAAAVRAGNGNGNAPGAAGTVGTGGMADASTGNAAQRSAS
- a CDS encoding Lrp/AsnC family transcriptional regulator, giving the protein MTLSAKALDELDRNLLALLRVNARESTANLARRLGVARTTVVARIGRLEQAGVIAGYTVRLGQDAADGGLQACVGISVQPRSGRDVLRRLNKMPEIHLLCTVSGEFDYVAWLHAASADQLDALLDTIGEIDGVTRTTTSVVLARKIDRGGVLP
- a CDS encoding cupredoxin domain-containing protein; the encoded protein is MNQRIARLLATMAAVGAAMFALGGTSLARADELPTFKLEMNNGKLNPARIEVPAGKRIKIEVHNTGTNAVEFESLQLRKEKVLAPGAQSFVVIAPLQPGEYKFFDDFHQQAQGVIVAK
- a CDS encoding FTR1 family iron permease — its product is MGQVMFIVWRESVEALLVVGILHAWLANPDHGAKRGLPYLWAGVVLGIAAAVGLGAALVGFTEVLSGDAQDYFQTAMVLIACVLIVQMVFWMKRHGRTLKRDMESSLQKNQDQGTWWGVLVLVALAIAREGSETAIFLYGIGFGQQGSVSASMWLAVLVGFGLALVTFWLLQLGGKIFSWRLFFRVTEIMLLFLAAGLLEAGLDRLISLEFVPTLVDQLWDTSALLDDASPFGSLVATLTGYRAHPSGMNLLVYALYWLFIWALLKRAGAPAKQVKPA